In Tachysurus vachellii isolate PV-2020 chromosome 10, HZAU_Pvac_v1, whole genome shotgun sequence, the following proteins share a genomic window:
- the LOC132852227 gene encoding ornithine decarboxylase-like, translated as MTSFNDFEFTFLEEGFCARDIVEQKINESTSSDDKDAFFVADLGDVLKKHLRWARVLPRVTPFYAVKCNDSRAVLETLATLGTGFDCASKTEIQLVQSLGVEPSRIIYANPCKQVSQIKYASAHGVQMMTFDSEVELMKVARSHDNAKLVLRIATDDSKAVCRLSVKFGATLKSSRLLLERAKELGLDIIGVSFHVGSGCTDPETFTQAIADARCVFDMGAELGYNMTLLDIGGGFPGSDDSKLKFEEITAVINPALDKYFPADSGVRIIAEPGRFYVASAYMLAVNIIAKKVNMKEQSGSDDEDDGADDRTLMYYVNDGVYGSFNCILFDHAHVTPIVHKKPKPDEHMYPCSIWGPTCDGLDRIVELCTLPDRQVGDWLLFENMGAYTVAASSTFNGFQKPDICYVMSRSAWQCMQQIHAQGMPALVEEQNHGNIPGHCGRESTLEMPAKPCTARVL; from the exons ATGACTTCGTTCAACGACTTTGAATTTACCTTCCTGGAGGAGGGGTTCTGTGCACGGGACATTGTTGAGCAGAAGATCAACGAGTCCACCTCATCA GATGACAAGGATGCTTTTTTTGTGGCAGACCTGGGTGATGTTCTTAAGAAGCACCTTAGATGGGCACGAGTCTTGCCTCGTGTCACACCGTTCTATGCCGTGAAATGCAATGATAGCAGAGCTGTTCTAGAGACACTGGCAACACTGGGAACTGGCTTTGACTGCGCAAGCAAG ACTGAGATCCAGCTTGTGCAGTCTCTGGGAGTGGAGCCCAGTAGGATCATTTATGCCAACCCCTGTAAGCAGGTGTCACAGATCAAGTATGCTTCTGCACATGGAGTGCAAATGATGACCTTTGATAGTGAAGTGGAGCTTATGAAGGTTGCTCGTAGCCATGACAATGCCAA GTTAGTGCTGCGTATAGCTACAGATGACTCTAAGGCAGTCTGCAGGCTGAGTGTGAAGTTTGGAGCCACACTGAAAAGCAGCAGGCTGCTTCTGGAGAGGGCAAAGGAGTTAGGGCTGGACATCATTGGAGTCAGCTTTCATGTAGGCAGCGGCTGCACAGACCCAGAGACATTCACCCAGGCCATTGCAGATGCACGCTGTGTCTTTGACATGGGG GCTGAGTTGGGCTACAATATGACCCTGCTGGATATTGGTGGTGGCTTCCCTGGCTCTGATGATTCCAAGCTGAAGTTTGAGGAG ATTACTGCTGTAATCAACCCTGCACTGGATAAGTACTTTCCTGCAGACTCTGGTGTGAGGATTATTGCTGAGCCTGGACGATTCTATGTAGCCTCTGCATATATGCTAGCTGTCAACATCATTGCTAAGAAAGTCAACATGAAGGAGCAATCGGGCTCTGATG ATGAAGACGATGGGGCCGATGACAGAACTCTAATGTACTATGtcaatgatggtgtttatggaTCTTTTAACTGCATCCTTTTTGATCATGCACATGTGACTCCCATTGTACACAAG AAACCCAAGCCTGACGAGCACATGTACCCATGCAGTATTTGGGGTCCTACTTGTGATGGCCTTGACCGCATTGTGGAGCTGTGTACTCTGCCTGACCGGCAGGTAGGAGACTGGCTCCTGTTTGAAAACATGGGTGCTTACACTGTAGCTGCTTCGTCCACATTTAACGGCTTCCAAAAGCCAGACATCTGTTACGTCATGTCCAGATCCGCTTG GCAATGCATGCAGCAGATCCATGCCCAGGGAATGCCTGCTCTGGTGGAAGAACAGAACCATGGGAACATACCAGGCCACTGTGGCCGTGAAAGCACCTTGGAGATGCCAGCGAAGCCCTGCACTGCCCGGGTTCTCTAA
- the LOC132852300 gene encoding ornithine decarboxylase-like produces MIMTSIGNFEITLLEEGFCAKDVIKQKITESSSGDQDAFYVADLGDVLKKHLRWAHVLPRVTPFYAVKCNESRVVVKTLATLGTGFDCASKTEIQLVQSLGVEPSRIIYANPCKQVSQIKYASAHGVQMMTFDSEVELMKVAQSHDNAKLVLRIATDDSTAKYKMSVKFGATLKSSRLLLERAKELGLDIIGVSFHVGSGCTDPETFTQAIADARCVFDMGAELGYNMTLLDIGGGFPGSDDSKLKFEEVTAVINPALDKYFPADSGVRIIAEPGRFYVASAYTLAVNIIAKKVNMKEQSGSDGVDVGTSERTIMYYVNDGIYGSFNAACSGYEHEFCVYKKPKPDEHMYPCSIWGPTCDGLDRIVELCTLPDLQVGDWLLCENMGAYTVAASSTFNGFQKPDIYYVMSRSAWQCMQQIHAQGMPALVEEQNHGNIPGHCGRESIPEFCTTRIL; encoded by the exons ATGATCATGACTTCAATTGGCAACTTTGAAATTACCTTACTGGAGGAGGGGTTCTGTGCAAAGGACGTTATTAAGCAGAAGATCACAGAATCCTCATCA GGTGACCAGGATGCTTTCTATGTGGCAGACCTGGGTGATGTCCTTAAGAAGCACCTTAGATGGGCACATGTCTTGCCTCGTGTCACACCTTTCTATGCTGTGAAATGCAATGAGAGCAGAGTTGTTGTAAAGACACTGGCAACACTGGGAACTGGCTTTGACTGCGCAAGCAAG ACTGAGATCCAGCTTGTGCAGTCTCTGGGAGTGGAGCCCAGTAGGATCATTTATGCCAACCCCTGTAAGCAGGTGTCACAGATAAAGTATGCTTCTGCACATGGAGTGCAAATGATGACCTTTGATAGTGAAGTGGAGCTAATGAAGGTTGCTCAGAGCCATGACAATGCCAA GTTAGTGCTGCGTATAGCTACAGATGACTCTACAGCAAAATACAAGATGAGTGTGAAGTTTGGAGCCACACTGAAAAGCAGCAGGCTGCTTCTGGAGAGGGCAAAGGAGTTAGGGCTGGACATCATTGGAGTCAGCTTTCATGTAGGCAGCGGCTGCACAGACCCAGAGACATTCACCCAGGCCATTGCAGATGCACGCTGTGTCTTTGACATGGGG GCTGAGTTGGGCTACAATATGACCCTGCTGGATATTGGTGGTGGCTTCCCTGGCTCTGATGATTCCAAGCTAAAGTTTGAGGAG GTTACTGCTGTAATCAACCCTGCACTGGATAAGTACTTTCCTGCAGACTCTGGTGTGAGGATAATTGCTGAGCCTGGACGATTCTATGTAGCCTCTGCATATACACTAGCTGTCAACATCATTGCTAAGAAAGTCAACATGAAGGAGCAATCGGGCTCTGATG GTGTTGATGTTGGGACCAGTGAGCGAACTATAATGTACTATGTCAATGATGGAATTTATGGCTCATTTAATGCTGCATGCTCTGGTTATGAACATGAATTCTGCGTTTACAAG AAACCCAAGCCTGATGAGCACATGTACCCATGCAGTATTTGGGGTCCTACCTGTGATGGCCTTGACCGCATTGTGGAGCTGTGTACCTTGCCTGACCTTCAGGTAGGAGACTGGCTGCTGTGTGAAAACATGGGTGCTTACACTGTAGCTGCTTCGTCCACATTTAACGGCTTCCAAAAGCCAGACATCTATTACGTCATGTCCAGATCCGCTTG GCAATGCATGCAGCAGATCCATGCCCAGGGAATGCCTGCTCTGGTGGAAGAACAGAACCATGGGAACATACCAGGCCACTGTGGGCGTGAAAGCATCCCAGAATTCTGCACTACTCGCATCCTCTGA